The region CTGCGCCTGCGGCGGATATTGAGCCGGCGGAGGCATCTGCTGAGGATTGACCATCCCGCCCGGCGTACCGTCTTCTTTCCAAAACCCCATAATCATCTCTCCTTGATTTTCAAATCAGTCAACTCTGGACAGCGGAAACGGTTTCCGCGGCGCGCAGGGGAAAACCCTGCGCGTCGGAATGCTGAAAAATCCGCTCCCGGTCCGCGATGCCGGAAAATTCAACGCCGAACAGGTCATACGCTTCCCGCTCATGCGGCGCGCAGGCGGGATGGCTTGAAACTATGCTTTGAACCGCGTGATCCGCCTCGGTCCGCATGGCGGCGCGCAGATTATCGGCGGGATTGTAAAACACATAAAGCAGTTCGAACCCGGGCGCGCCGGACCGGTTGGAAACATTCAGGCTCTCCAGCCCGGTAAAACCGTGCTCCGCAAAAAGAACGGCTCCCTGCGCCGCAAACGGGCCCGATACGGAAAAAACCTCAAAACCCAGGCCCGGCGCGGTTTTGCGTTGAACTGTTTTATCCAAAACGCGCAGCCGCTCGAAAATCTGCCCGACGCTCATGCCGCCTCCGTCAGCGCCGCTTTAAGCGCGTCGCCGGCTGGCGGGCAGGCGGCAAGCGTCCTGCCCGGCGTCAGCGGTTCCCTTTTCATATCAGAGAAGGCGGGCGACCTGCCGAAGACCCCGCCTGAAACCGCGCAGTCGCCGATAGCCACAATCATGGCGGGCCGGGGCATTTCCTCGGCGATGCGCTCAAGCACAATCTGCATTTTCCTGTTAACCGGACCCGTTATGACAAGCACGTCGGCCTGTTTCGGCGATGCGGCGGTCATGGCGCCCATTTCCCGCAAAGCCGCTTTCACTGCCCGGGAACAGCAGTTGCCGCCCGCCACAAAATAGCGGCGCGGGCCGGGTGAAAACGGTGTTTTTACCGCTGTCTGTTCTGCCATGATTTAAACAACCCCGAATAATAAGCCAGCAGCCCCGACATGCAGATGACGCCCAGAAACATCGCCGCGGCGAGAAAACCTTCCGGCGCGGTTTTTTGGGCCTGGGCCGACCATAATGCCACCGGCGCCAGCGCCGCCGTCAGCGCCATGCACACCAGCGCCGCCGGATAAAATTCCGCCAGCATATTAACCCGCGCGGTCCCTTTTGAAGGCGAGCCTGATTCGTAGGGCCTTGACTCCGCCCGGCTGAACCCGCCGTTGCCGGCAAATTTGCCCGCCGCCCGCACAATAATGCCCGCACAGGCTGAAAAAAAGAAGAGGGCGGAAATATACGCTATCTCTGTCATAATAGATATATTACAAAATATTATGCATTCTTGCCCGCTAACGCCAATAGGGCAAAAGCGCCCGTTCAAATGAAAAAACGGCGTCTTGCAAAAGACGCCGTTTTGGAAAGTCGCACTGCCACCGATAGGACTCGAACCTATGACATGACGCTTATGAAACGTCCGCTCTACCTCTGAGCTACGGTGGCGGTATGGATATGATAGCAAAAAATCGCGCGATTTAAAAATACCGCGCGGCTCAGCACGCAGGCTGC is a window of Elusimicrobiaceae bacterium DNA encoding:
- a CDS encoding NADH-quinone oxidoreductase subunit C, which codes for MSVGQIFERLRVLDKTVQRKTAPGLGFEVFSVSGPFAAQGAVLFAEHGFTGLESLNVSNRSGAPGFELLYVFYNPADNLRAAMRTEADHAVQSIVSSHPACAPHEREAYDLFGVEFSGIADRERIFQHSDAQGFPLRAAETVSAVQS
- the ndhC gene encoding NADH-quinone oxidoreductase subunit A, giving the protein MTEIAYISALFFFSACAGIIVRAAGKFAGNGGFSRAESRPYESGSPSKGTARVNMLAEFYPAALVCMALTAALAPVALWSAQAQKTAPEGFLAAAMFLGVICMSGLLAYYSGLFKSWQNRQR